The following proteins are encoded in a genomic region of Burkholderia cepacia:
- a CDS encoding isochorismatase family protein, which translates to MSATRLDTNTALVVIDLQKGIVALPTAHPVAPVIAHARTLLDAFRSRGLPVVLVNVAGGAPGRTQQQVRLDALPADWAELVPELDRQPNDHVVTKKTWGAFTGTDLDAHLKAAGVTQIVLTGVSTSIGVESTARQAHELGYNVTLAVDAMTDLNADAHANSIERLFPRLGETGTTQDIVALLDQRGA; encoded by the coding sequence ATGAGCGCAACCCGTCTCGACACGAACACGGCACTCGTCGTCATCGACCTGCAGAAAGGCATCGTCGCCCTCCCCACCGCGCACCCGGTCGCGCCGGTGATCGCGCACGCCCGCACGCTGCTCGACGCATTCCGCAGCCGCGGCCTGCCGGTCGTGCTCGTCAACGTCGCCGGTGGTGCGCCGGGCCGCACGCAGCAACAAGTACGCCTGGACGCGCTGCCGGCCGACTGGGCCGAACTCGTGCCCGAACTGGACCGCCAACCGAATGACCATGTCGTGACGAAAAAGACCTGGGGCGCATTTACCGGCACCGATCTCGACGCGCACCTGAAGGCGGCCGGCGTCACGCAGATCGTGCTGACCGGCGTCTCGACGAGCATCGGCGTCGAATCGACCGCACGGCAGGCCCATGAACTCGGCTACAACGTGACGCTCGCCGTCGACGCGATGACCGACCTCAACGCGGACGCGCACGCGAACAGCATCGAGCGCCTGTTCCCGCGCCTCGGCGAGACCGGCACGACGCAGGACATCGTCGCGCTGCTCGACCAGCGCGGCGCGTGA
- a CDS encoding LysR family transcriptional regulator: MELKLLRTFLTVTELCHFSRAADALHMSQPALSKQIGALEASLGGKLFERGRHGAELTPFGERFLPDAQALVRDADEILTRAREATSGQRGHLRLGICLSVLTLVPKLIAEFRRRNPGIAVTLSDLSSSEQTRRLRAGKLDAGFLRLPSDEGLSSFKVIDEALALAVPPHLGFKRVPADLDVLNEIGFIALQRARGAGLAAQIDRWCIERRFVPHVTQQAEDVQSVLTSVAAGVGVAFIPSSARFLLRDATVLPLDGRDAKWRVGLAWLSDRDDPVTKHFVSFMRTALKGA; this comes from the coding sequence ATGGAACTGAAACTGCTTCGCACGTTCCTGACGGTCACCGAGCTGTGCCATTTCAGCCGCGCGGCCGATGCGCTGCACATGAGCCAGCCGGCGCTGAGCAAGCAGATCGGCGCGCTCGAGGCGAGCCTCGGCGGCAAGCTGTTCGAGCGCGGCCGGCACGGCGCGGAACTCACACCGTTCGGCGAACGCTTCCTGCCCGATGCGCAGGCGCTCGTGCGCGACGCCGACGAGATCCTCACGCGTGCACGGGAAGCGACCAGCGGGCAGCGCGGGCATTTGCGGCTCGGTATCTGCCTGTCCGTGCTGACGCTCGTACCGAAACTCATCGCCGAGTTCCGGCGCCGCAATCCGGGGATTGCGGTCACGCTGAGCGACCTGTCGTCGTCCGAGCAGACGCGCCGGTTGCGCGCGGGCAAGCTCGACGCGGGTTTCCTGCGTCTGCCTTCCGATGAAGGATTGTCGTCGTTCAAGGTGATCGACGAAGCGCTCGCGCTCGCGGTGCCGCCGCATCTCGGCTTCAAGCGCGTGCCGGCCGACCTCGACGTGCTCAACGAAATCGGCTTCATCGCGCTGCAGCGCGCGCGCGGCGCGGGGCTCGCCGCGCAGATCGACCGGTGGTGCATCGAGCGGCGCTTCGTGCCGCACGTGACGCAGCAGGCGGAGGATGTGCAATCGGTGCTGACCTCCGTCGCGGCTGGCGTCGGCGTCGCGTTCATCCCGTCGAGCGCGCGGTTTCTGCTGCGCGATGCGACGGTGCTGCCGCTCGACGGTCGCGACGCAAAGTGGCGCGTGGGGCTCGCGTGGCTGTCCGATCGCGACGATCCCGTCACGAAGCATTTCGTGTCGTTCATGCGCACCGCGCTCAAGGGCGCGTGA
- a CDS encoding serine hydrolase codes for MTGLIARVPRARTTLILALSFLLLAFAANASAQRVQPHRTVQAQPHAHTKAVKKKPHRKKKAVKHRRPRVKHPPVKRHAVPAPQQRRAKRTTAVRPRPAAKPKLLASCGYTPRAVNSLHSRAAYVLDVDSGTPLLARNARTVRPIASISKLMTAVVARDADRPLNGVLRVTAHDRDTIKFTGSRLQVGSELSRREMFHIALMSSENRAAAALSRDYPGGRAAFVKAMNREARRLGMRQTHFREPTGLSPHNVSTAEDLAKLVDAAAQDPLIRYFSTDTSTTVRPGDGELVYVNSDPLARYRRLPIRLQKTGFINESGHGVVMRMRVKGRRETVVLLGAPTRAGVSSDALKIHRWLSCSIQ; via the coding sequence TTGACCGGCCTCATCGCGCGCGTGCCTCGCGCCCGGACCACCCTGATCCTCGCCCTCTCGTTCCTGCTGCTTGCGTTTGCCGCGAATGCTTCCGCGCAACGCGTGCAGCCGCATCGCACCGTGCAGGCCCAGCCGCACGCACACACGAAAGCCGTCAAGAAAAAGCCCCATCGCAAGAAAAAGGCCGTCAAGCATCGCCGCCCGCGCGTGAAGCATCCGCCCGTCAAACGTCACGCCGTACCCGCGCCGCAGCAGCGGCGCGCGAAGCGCACGACCGCCGTGCGCCCGCGCCCGGCCGCGAAACCGAAGCTGCTCGCCAGTTGCGGCTACACGCCGCGTGCAGTCAATTCCCTGCATTCACGCGCGGCCTACGTGCTCGACGTCGATTCCGGCACGCCGCTGCTGGCTCGCAATGCACGCACGGTCCGGCCGATCGCGTCGATCTCGAAGCTGATGACGGCCGTCGTCGCGCGTGATGCCGACCGTCCGCTGAACGGCGTGCTGCGCGTCACCGCGCACGACCGCGACACGATCAAGTTCACCGGTTCGCGCCTGCAGGTCGGCTCGGAGCTGTCGCGCCGCGAGATGTTCCATATCGCGCTGATGTCGTCGGAGAACCGCGCGGCCGCCGCGCTGAGCCGCGACTATCCAGGCGGGCGCGCCGCGTTCGTCAAGGCGATGAACCGCGAAGCGCGTCGGCTCGGCATGCGCCAAACGCACTTCCGCGAGCCGACCGGCCTGTCGCCGCACAACGTGTCGACGGCCGAGGACCTCGCGAAGCTCGTCGACGCGGCGGCGCAAGATCCGCTGATCCGCTATTTCTCGACGGACACGTCGACCACCGTGCGCCCGGGCGACGGCGAACTCGTGTACGTGAATTCCGACCCGCTCGCGCGCTATCGCCGCCTGCCGATCCGGTTGCAGAAAACCGGCTTCATCAACGAATCGGGGCATGGCGTCGTGATGCGCATGCGCGTGAAGGGCCGCCGCGAAACGGTCGTGCTGCTCGGCGCGCCGACGCGTGCGGGCGTATCGAGCGACGCGCTCAAGATCCACCGCTGGCTGTCCTGCTCGATCCAGTAA
- a CDS encoding mechanosensitive ion channel family protein — protein MTLNESWLTPLVGILILLAAAGAITAAVHFLLFRVVARLARLSATRVDDALFEFGAFKWLNRIVPFVVIKLGLGAVPGIPERATQAADKVLFALIVFLVTMTISATLSALEHTHRTYQRDQRDQPHLSLKGAMQLVKLVMFITAALVVIGDATGKQIGLLLSGIGAMSAVLMLIFKDTLLGLVAGVQLSSNDMLRIGDWITMPSAGADGTVIDITLNTVKVANFDHTIITVPTWKLITESYQNWRGMTEAGGRRIKRALFVDATSVRFLSNDEIERLERLTLLKDYLEDKVDAIEQWNGTLGAAGDCPANRRQLTNLGTFRAYVANYLKGHPRIRRDMTCMARQLPLTAEGIPLELYCFTDTTSWVDYETIQSDLFDHLIAVLPEFGLRVYQHPSGFDMRQMAGAAQAGLQAPRAG, from the coding sequence ATGACCCTGAACGAATCCTGGTTGACGCCGCTCGTCGGCATCCTCATTCTGCTCGCCGCCGCCGGCGCGATCACCGCCGCCGTCCATTTCCTGCTGTTTCGCGTGGTCGCGCGGCTCGCACGGCTGTCCGCCACGCGCGTCGACGACGCGCTGTTCGAGTTCGGCGCATTCAAATGGCTGAACCGCATCGTCCCGTTCGTCGTGATCAAGCTCGGGCTCGGCGCGGTGCCGGGCATTCCGGAGCGCGCGACGCAGGCCGCCGACAAGGTGCTGTTCGCGCTGATCGTGTTCCTCGTGACGATGACGATCAGCGCAACGCTGTCCGCGCTCGAGCACACGCATCGCACATACCAGCGTGATCAACGCGACCAGCCGCACCTGTCGCTGAAAGGCGCGATGCAGCTCGTCAAGCTCGTGATGTTCATCACGGCGGCACTCGTCGTGATCGGCGATGCGACCGGCAAGCAGATCGGCCTGCTGCTGTCGGGCATCGGCGCGATGTCCGCGGTGCTGATGCTGATCTTCAAGGACACGCTGCTCGGCCTCGTCGCCGGCGTGCAGCTGTCGTCGAACGACATGCTGCGGATCGGCGACTGGATCACGATGCCGTCGGCCGGTGCGGACGGTACCGTCATCGACATCACGCTGAACACCGTCAAGGTCGCGAACTTCGATCACACGATCATCACGGTGCCGACGTGGAAGCTGATCACCGAGAGCTACCAGAACTGGCGCGGGATGACCGAAGCGGGCGGGCGCCGCATCAAGCGCGCGCTGTTCGTCGATGCGACGAGCGTGCGTTTTCTGTCGAACGACGAAATCGAACGACTCGAACGCCTGACGCTGCTGAAGGACTATCTCGAGGACAAGGTCGACGCGATCGAGCAATGGAACGGCACGCTCGGCGCGGCCGGCGACTGCCCGGCGAACCGCCGCCAGCTGACCAATCTCGGCACGTTCCGCGCGTATGTCGCGAACTACCTGAAGGGTCATCCGCGCATCCGCCGCGACATGACCTGCATGGCGCGGCAGTTGCCGCTCACGGCCGAAGGCATTCCGCTCGAACTGTACTGCTTCACCGATACGACATCGTGGGTCGACTACGAAACCATCCAGTCCGACCTGTTCGATCACCTGATCGCGGTGCTGCCGGAGTTCGGGCTGCGCGTGTACCAGCACCCGTCGGGCTTCGACATGCGGCAGATGGCCGGCGCCGCGCAAGCCGGGCTGCAGGCGCCGCGCGCCGGTTGA
- a CDS encoding DHA2 family efflux MFS transporter permease subunit has product MSEKHTQPTPGPATGRLDPSIWKVSAVATLGSLLSQLDATIVNVSLSSLASDLHTSLSTIQWVTSGYLLALTLVLPLNGWLVDRIGAKALYLWCFSAFTLTSALCGLAWSAPSLIAFRVLQGVSGGLLAPMAQMMIARVAGQQMARVIGYAAVPVLLAPILGPVVAGAILQHASWRWLFLVNLPVGALALALAARFLPGDRDDAQRRELDWVGLALLSPALVLFLYGAERIGSAFGIAAVACSALLLAAFLRFERRKGEHALIDLALFRSRVFGAAAGTQFLSNGAMYAGQMLIPVFLIQACGRSPGEMGWLLAPLGLGMLVTYPSMGALTSRFGVRRLAAAGALLALVATLPFVFLALTGFDPVVLVPALFLRGMGQSAIGAPSITAAYASVERRNLPMATTSLNIVQRLGGPTFTTMCTLFLAWRLHAESVSAGGSQAVAYAWAFGLLCALHAASFVTTLWLPLWSSGAGGRPAGAARAGSR; this is encoded by the coding sequence GTGAGCGAAAAACACACGCAGCCGACGCCGGGTCCGGCAACCGGCCGTCTCGATCCGTCGATCTGGAAGGTCAGCGCGGTCGCGACGCTCGGCTCGCTGCTGTCGCAACTCGACGCGACGATCGTCAACGTATCGCTGTCGAGCCTCGCGTCCGACCTGCACACCAGCCTGTCGACGATCCAGTGGGTGACGAGCGGCTACCTGCTCGCGCTCACGCTGGTGCTGCCCCTGAATGGCTGGCTGGTTGACCGCATCGGCGCGAAAGCACTGTATCTGTGGTGTTTCTCGGCGTTCACGCTCACGTCGGCACTGTGCGGGCTCGCGTGGTCCGCGCCGTCGCTGATCGCGTTCCGCGTGCTGCAAGGCGTGAGCGGCGGGCTGCTCGCGCCAATGGCGCAGATGATGATCGCGCGTGTCGCCGGCCAGCAGATGGCGCGCGTGATCGGCTACGCGGCGGTGCCCGTGCTGCTCGCGCCGATCCTCGGCCCGGTGGTCGCCGGCGCGATCCTGCAGCATGCGTCGTGGCGCTGGCTGTTTCTCGTGAACCTGCCCGTCGGCGCGCTCGCCCTCGCGCTGGCCGCGCGCTTCCTGCCCGGCGACCGCGACGACGCGCAACGCCGTGAACTCGACTGGGTCGGCCTCGCGCTGCTGTCGCCCGCCCTCGTGCTGTTCCTGTACGGCGCCGAACGAATCGGCTCGGCATTCGGCATCGCCGCGGTCGCATGCTCGGCGTTGCTGCTCGCCGCGTTCCTGCGCTTCGAGCGACGCAAGGGCGAACATGCGCTGATCGATCTCGCGCTGTTTCGCTCGCGCGTGTTCGGCGCGGCGGCCGGCACGCAGTTCCTGTCGAACGGCGCGATGTATGCGGGTCAGATGCTGATCCCCGTGTTCCTGATCCAGGCGTGCGGGCGTTCGCCGGGCGAGATGGGCTGGCTGCTCGCGCCGCTCGGGCTCGGCATGCTCGTCACCTATCCGTCGATGGGCGCGCTGACGAGCCGGTTCGGCGTGCGTCGGCTGGCCGCGGCCGGCGCGTTGCTCGCGCTCGTCGCGACGCTGCCGTTCGTGTTCCTCGCGCTGACCGGCTTCGACCCGGTTGTGCTCGTACCGGCGCTTTTCCTGCGCGGCATGGGCCAGAGCGCGATCGGCGCGCCGTCGATCACCGCCGCGTATGCGTCAGTGGAACGCCGCAACCTGCCGATGGCGACGACATCACTCAATATCGTGCAGCGCCTCGGCGGACCGACGTTCACGACGATGTGCACGCTGTTCCTCGCATGGCGGCTGCATGCCGAATCGGTGTCGGCCGGCGGCTCGCAGGCTGTCGCGTATGCGTGGGCATTCGGCCTGCTGTGTGCACTGCATGCGGCGAGCTTCGTCACGACGCTGTGGCTGCCGCTATGGTCGAGCGGCGCCGGCGGCCGACCGGCCGGCGCTGCGCGGGCCGGTTCGCGCTGA
- a CDS encoding LysR substrate-binding domain-containing protein, with protein MARNLDIALLRAFVSVADHRSMTAAGHALHLTQGAISQQVARLEMLSGPLFVREHRNLLLTAAGERLLEQARRLLAVHDALLTDMTAGAVEGAVRLGAPQDLVGTCLAPILKHYAQAHPQVALTLVCAASPELRRGLTQGDLDVALIEAPVGSARGECIAVDRLVWVGAKGGTAHRNTPLPVSMVAQTCAFRPTVLDALRGCDRAWRTVFENGSFDATAATVRSDLAVTVWLASTVPADLDILPAGSGLPALPNFSINLHVPRGQLTPAATELARYLRNGFARLRAAA; from the coding sequence ATGGCACGCAATCTCGACATCGCACTGCTGCGCGCATTCGTCTCGGTCGCCGATCATCGCAGCATGACGGCGGCCGGCCATGCGCTGCACCTGACGCAAGGCGCGATCAGTCAGCAGGTCGCACGGCTCGAAATGCTGTCCGGCCCGCTGTTCGTCCGCGAGCATCGCAACCTGCTGCTCACGGCGGCCGGCGAGCGGCTGCTCGAACAGGCGCGCCGGCTGCTCGCCGTACACGATGCGCTGCTCACCGACATGACGGCCGGTGCGGTTGAAGGCGCCGTTCGTCTCGGTGCGCCGCAGGATCTGGTCGGCACCTGTCTCGCGCCGATCCTGAAGCACTATGCACAGGCGCATCCGCAAGTCGCGCTCACGCTCGTGTGCGCGGCATCGCCGGAACTGCGGCGCGGGCTCACGCAGGGCGACCTCGATGTCGCGCTGATCGAGGCGCCGGTCGGATCGGCGCGCGGCGAGTGCATCGCCGTCGACCGGCTGGTCTGGGTCGGTGCGAAAGGCGGCACCGCTCACCGCAACACGCCGCTGCCGGTGTCGATGGTCGCGCAGACCTGCGCGTTCCGCCCGACCGTGCTCGACGCGCTGCGCGGCTGCGATCGCGCCTGGCGCACCGTGTTCGAGAACGGCAGCTTCGATGCAACGGCCGCGACCGTGCGTTCCGATCTCGCGGTAACCGTCTGGCTCGCGTCCACCGTGCCGGCCGACCTCGACATCCTGCCGGCCGGCAGCGGCCTGCCCGCGCTGCCGAACTTCTCGATCAACCTGCATGTGCCGCGCGGCCAGCTCACGCCGGCCGCGACGGAACTGGCCCGCTACCTGCGCAACGGCTTCGCACGCCTGCGCGCGGCCGCCTAG
- a CDS encoding SulP family inorganic anion transporter: protein MQDSNESRPSGVRLLKGILPIRRAGATRDVFAGISLASMDIPQVLGYARIAGMPAVTGLYTVFLPLIAFACFGASRHLVVAADSATATIFASRLSSMAPAGSAEYAALAGMVALLTGAMLLLARIFKLGFLADFLSRTVLVGFLAGVGVQVSIAMLGDMLGLAVPYPASRSLAQLDYVVTHLVHANRPTLALAALVVVAILACKRFLPRVPMPMIVVAGSIAASEMFGFAAHGIAVLGPVAGGLPPLRWPSVTWQQFLDLVPVAASCFVMIIAQSAAAARVFAQQYGEDVDTNADILGLAAANAAAAVGGAFVVNGSPTQTAMADGAGVRSQIGHLAFAAVVAVVLLFFSTYLQYLPHAVLAGIVFTIALGLINVRSLAAIRKESPGEFTLALVTATAVVTVGVEHGILLAVALSLMRHVRHSYQPHTMVLEPVEGNGRWQPVPARRGAMTAPGLIVYRFGSDLFFANDHLFAGEITELVDAAPVPPRWLVVDAGAITDVDYSAARTLTDLVKSLHARGIGVLFGRVNRYLRADMDRHGITDVVGASCIFATLHQALEAAGTTPVPQEPGTV from the coding sequence ATGCAAGATTCCAACGAAAGCCGCCCGTCAGGTGTGCGGCTGCTGAAAGGCATTCTCCCGATCCGCCGGGCAGGCGCCACCCGCGACGTATTCGCGGGCATCTCGCTCGCCTCGATGGATATCCCGCAGGTGCTCGGCTACGCGCGCATCGCCGGGATGCCGGCCGTTACGGGTCTTTATACGGTGTTTCTGCCGCTCATTGCGTTCGCGTGCTTCGGCGCATCGCGCCATCTCGTCGTCGCCGCCGACTCCGCGACCGCGACGATCTTCGCGAGCCGGCTGTCGTCGATGGCGCCGGCCGGCAGCGCGGAATATGCGGCACTGGCCGGCATGGTCGCGCTGCTGACCGGCGCGATGCTGCTGCTCGCGCGCATCTTCAAGCTCGGCTTTCTCGCCGATTTCCTGTCGCGCACGGTGCTGGTCGGCTTTCTCGCCGGCGTCGGCGTACAGGTGTCGATCGCGATGCTCGGCGACATGCTCGGGCTGGCGGTGCCGTATCCGGCGTCGCGCAGCCTCGCGCAACTCGACTACGTCGTCACGCATCTCGTCCATGCGAACCGGCCGACGCTCGCGCTTGCGGCGCTCGTGGTCGTCGCGATTCTCGCGTGCAAGCGGTTCCTGCCGCGCGTGCCGATGCCGATGATCGTCGTCGCGGGAAGCATCGCGGCGAGCGAGATGTTCGGCTTCGCCGCACATGGCATCGCGGTGCTCGGGCCCGTCGCGGGCGGGTTGCCGCCGCTGCGCTGGCCGTCCGTCACGTGGCAGCAGTTCCTCGATCTCGTGCCGGTCGCCGCCTCGTGTTTCGTGATGATCATCGCGCAGAGCGCGGCCGCCGCGCGCGTGTTCGCGCAGCAGTACGGTGAAGACGTCGACACCAACGCCGACATCCTCGGCCTCGCGGCCGCGAACGCGGCGGCGGCGGTCGGCGGCGCGTTCGTCGTCAACGGCAGCCCGACGCAGACGGCGATGGCCGACGGCGCGGGCGTGCGCAGCCAGATCGGCCATCTCGCGTTCGCGGCCGTCGTGGCCGTCGTGCTGCTGTTCTTCAGCACCTATCTGCAGTATCTGCCGCATGCGGTGCTGGCCGGCATTGTCTTCACGATCGCGCTCGGGCTGATCAACGTGCGCAGCCTCGCGGCGATCCGCAAGGAAAGTCCCGGTGAATTTACGCTCGCGCTCGTGACGGCCACGGCCGTCGTGACCGTCGGCGTCGAACACGGCATCCTGCTGGCCGTTGCGCTGTCGCTGATGCGGCACGTGCGCCACAGCTACCAACCGCACACGATGGTGCTCGAACCCGTCGAAGGCAACGGGCGGTGGCAGCCGGTGCCCGCGCGGCGCGGCGCGATGACGGCGCCGGGGCTGATCGTCTACCGGTTCGGCTCCGACCTGTTCTTCGCGAACGACCATCTGTTTGCCGGCGAAATCACCGAGCTCGTCGACGCGGCGCCGGTGCCGCCGCGCTGGCTCGTCGTCGATGCGGGGGCGATCACCGATGTCGACTATTCGGCTGCGCGGACGCTGACCGACCTCGTCAAGTCGTTGCACGCGCGCGGGATCGGCGTGCTGTTCGGGCGCGTGAACCGCTACCTGCGCGCGGACATGGATCGTCACGGGATCACCGACGTCGTCGGTGCGTCGTGCATTTTCGCGACGCTGCATCAGGCGTTGGAGGCTGCCGGCACGACGCCCGTACCGCAGGAGCCGGGCACCGTGTAG
- a CDS encoding PLP-dependent aminotransferase family protein — translation MKRYEQLADDLQAQIERGVYRPGERIPSVRQASRQQQLSVTTVLRAYLVLESRGLIESRPQSGYFVRARAAAPAEAELHTSAPTAEPSAVDVSRLVLSTLRSIARDDAVPLGSPYPDASQFPVQRLARYAQAIGRRRTRWGVIDDLPPGNQELIRQIARRYAERGIAVEPGEIVMTIGATEAINLCLQAVAKPGDTIAVESPTFYAMLHAIERMGMRALEVATHPGDGIDLDALERILERERIAACMVMPNFQNPLGFQMSDARKRALVELLAKHGVPAIESDVYHELHFGDTTPSALKSFDRDGLVLHCASFTKSLSPRYRIGWAMPGRYRDQVEKLKFLNTLATPAIEQLAIAEYLKYDGYDFHLRRMRKQYAQQASLMSAMVRRFFPEGTRLSQPQGGYVLWVELPKQVDAMRLYTLALAQRITVGPGHMFSAGTDYRHFIRLNYSYPWSRQIEDALKVLGRLASECAAR, via the coding sequence GTGAAGCGTTACGAACAACTGGCCGACGATCTCCAGGCGCAGATCGAGCGTGGCGTGTACCGGCCGGGCGAGCGGATTCCGTCGGTGCGGCAGGCGAGCCGGCAGCAGCAGCTCAGCGTCACGACCGTGTTGCGCGCGTATCTCGTGCTGGAAAGCCGCGGCCTGATCGAGAGCCGGCCGCAGTCGGGCTATTTCGTGCGTGCACGCGCGGCGGCGCCGGCCGAGGCCGAGCTGCATACGTCGGCACCGACGGCCGAGCCGTCGGCCGTGGATGTGAGCCGACTCGTGCTGTCGACGCTGCGCTCGATCGCGCGCGACGACGCCGTGCCGCTCGGCTCGCCGTATCCCGACGCATCGCAGTTTCCGGTGCAGCGCCTCGCGCGCTATGCGCAGGCGATCGGCCGCCGCCGCACGCGCTGGGGCGTGATCGACGACCTGCCGCCCGGCAACCAGGAGCTGATCCGCCAGATCGCGCGGCGCTACGCGGAACGCGGGATCGCGGTCGAGCCGGGCGAGATCGTGATGACGATCGGTGCGACCGAGGCGATCAACCTGTGCCTGCAGGCCGTCGCGAAGCCGGGCGACACGATCGCCGTCGAATCGCCGACGTTCTACGCGATGCTGCACGCGATCGAGCGGATGGGCATGCGCGCGCTGGAAGTCGCGACCCACCCGGGCGACGGCATCGACCTCGATGCGCTCGAACGGATCCTCGAGCGCGAGCGCATCGCCGCGTGCATGGTGATGCCGAACTTCCAGAATCCGCTCGGCTTCCAGATGTCCGACGCGCGCAAGCGCGCGCTCGTCGAGCTATTGGCGAAGCACGGCGTGCCGGCGATCGAGAGCGACGTCTATCACGAGCTGCATTTCGGCGACACGACGCCGAGCGCGCTGAAATCATTCGACCGCGACGGGCTCGTGCTGCATTGCGCATCGTTCACGAAGAGCCTGTCGCCGCGCTACCGGATCGGCTGGGCGATGCCGGGCCGCTATCGCGACCAGGTCGAGAAACTGAAATTCCTGAACACGCTCGCGACGCCCGCGATCGAGCAACTGGCGATCGCCGAGTACCTGAAGTACGACGGCTACGATTTCCACCTGCGGCGCATGCGCAAGCAGTACGCGCAGCAGGCCAGCCTGATGAGTGCGATGGTGCGGCGTTTCTTTCCGGAGGGCACGCGGCTGTCGCAGCCGCAGGGCGGCTACGTGCTGTGGGTCGAACTGCCGAAGCAGGTCGACGCGATGAGGCTGTACACGCTCGCGCTCGCGCAGCGGATCACGGTCGGGCCGGGCCACATGTTTTCGGCGGGCACCGATTACCGGCATTTCATCCGGCTCAACTACAGCTATCCGTGGTCGCGGCAGATCGAGGACGCATTGAAGGTGCTCGGACGGCTCGCGTCGGAGTGCGCGGCGCGGTAA
- a CDS encoding DUF7661 family protein — MQDEYRFNAFGRLLAVVRANGRWAVFDLGVEGKRRPANLQIPSALAADELAQYLGDLLHENATPKNSEVVPVAPRCA, encoded by the coding sequence ATGCAGGACGAATACCGCTTCAACGCCTTCGGAAGGCTGCTCGCCGTCGTACGCGCGAACGGCCGCTGGGCCGTGTTCGATCTCGGTGTCGAAGGCAAGCGGCGCCCGGCCAACCTGCAGATTCCGTCCGCGCTCGCCGCGGACGAACTCGCGCAATACCTCGGCGACCTGCTGCACGAGAACGCGACCCCGAAAAACAGCGAAGTCGTCCCGGTCGCCCCGCGCTGCGCGTAA
- a CDS encoding LysE family translocator encodes MPLHDYLPLMLFVMVSTVTPGGATTLATASGAHFGYRRSLPMMTGIAAGLASMAAAAAAGLGGVLLALPALQLAMKAAGSLYLVWLAVRIGRGGKPRLDAAVHRPQGFISGVWMLWHNPKGWAMTLGAAASFAALASGPARLGVLLGVAFGVAAMASLSLWCFAGLLFARVLRSERQWRCLNAGLGLLLVISIVPMWLP; translated from the coding sequence GTGCCGCTTCACGACTACCTGCCGCTGATGCTGTTCGTGATGGTATCCACCGTGACGCCGGGCGGCGCGACGACGCTCGCGACCGCGTCGGGTGCGCATTTCGGCTACCGGCGTTCGCTGCCGATGATGACGGGCATCGCGGCCGGTCTGGCGTCGATGGCAGCCGCGGCGGCGGCCGGGCTCGGCGGCGTGCTGCTCGCACTGCCGGCATTGCAGCTCGCGATGAAGGCAGCCGGCTCGTTGTACCTCGTATGGCTGGCCGTGCGCATCGGGCGCGGCGGCAAGCCGCGGCTCGATGCCGCCGTACACCGGCCGCAAGGGTTCATCAGCGGCGTGTGGATGCTGTGGCACAACCCGAAAGGCTGGGCGATGACGCTCGGCGCGGCCGCGTCGTTCGCCGCGCTTGCGTCCGGTCCGGCACGGCTCGGCGTGTTGCTCGGGGTCGCGTTCGGCGTGGCCGCGATGGCGTCGCTGTCATTGTGGTGTTTTGCCGGGCTCCTGTTCGCGCGCGTGTTGCGCAGCGAGCGGCAGTGGCGTTGCCTGAATGCGGGGCTCGGGCTGCTGCTCGTGATCTCGATCGTACCGATGTGGCTGCCATAG
- a CDS encoding MarR family winged helix-turn-helix transcriptional regulator — translation MIRRMNPPRKTGVSADTVAADLTLAVGQLIRRLRSEIESEGLGMSQTSALARLEQQGPMTTADLARAEAMKPQSMKAILASLEEDGLVEREPHPTDGRQILFQLTAVGLDARRKRHIAKHQWLGAAIEKLDPEEIRTLAAAIPLIRRIGDQ, via the coding sequence ATGATCCGCCGCATGAACCCGCCACGCAAAACCGGCGTTTCCGCCGACACCGTCGCCGCCGACCTGACCCTCGCAGTCGGCCAGTTGATCCGCCGGCTGCGCTCCGAGATCGAATCCGAAGGGCTCGGCATGTCGCAGACCAGCGCGCTTGCGCGGCTCGAGCAGCAAGGGCCGATGACGACCGCCGACCTCGCACGCGCCGAAGCGATGAAGCCGCAGTCGATGAAGGCGATTCTCGCGAGCCTCGAGGAAGACGGGCTCGTCGAGCGCGAACCGCATCCGACCGACGGCCGCCAGATCCTGTTCCAGCTGACCGCGGTCGGCCTCGACGCGCGTCGCAAGCGCCATATCGCGAAGCACCAGTGGCTCGGTGCCGCGATCGAAAAGCTCGATCCCGAAGAAATCCGCACGCTCGCCGCGGCGATCCCGCTGATCCGCCGCATCGGCGACCAATGA